In the genome of Lactuca sativa cultivar Salinas chromosome 3, Lsat_Salinas_v11, whole genome shotgun sequence, the window atgcaccttaaatactaaaaccctagaataaaaacaatcacgtttggacaagcccaaaccggataccaaactgggctaaggaccgagcccatgacgcaatactataagcccaacaatctccccctttgcgtcaatagGGGAGAGACCTTCACCTCGGTTGATTGGTTGAAGTTCGCTTCACCACTTTGAATAAACAAGGAATTATAGCATGAAGAACATGGCGAAAGTGGATATACCATCTGATCATATCAGTGAAGTACTTCTTGTCGCTTTTACTGTTCTGCTTGCATTTGTGAATAATCCCTAGAACATACTCCAAGAACGAAGTAGTGAAGAGATGTTTATCCGTTATGGCGAACATACACTTCTTACCATCCTGTTTGGTGAACATCACATAATTTAAGACCggatcaatctttcccatcttcatcttgttGACGTCACTTGTAGAACCAACTAGCAGAATGGTGGGTTTCTTTCTGAGAACCGAAGCGACCTCTTGATCCATCTTAGCTACCTCCAGAACATAGCAGACTAACATTCTTTTAAGATGATCAATAATTGGTTCGTACTCAACCGGGTCGGAGAGTAGAATGTTgtgcaggacaatccaatcatgaggattaagATTGGGCAGATCAGCAAGAGAAAAAGTATGCTCAGACAAAGTCGAACCTCTTGTGACTTTGAACTTGACGTTAATAAATTTTCCTGCTGCTTGAGGCTTAAGGACCTGAACTGtgatgattttctgagcgctccaagtgaCATATTGCGGTTGAGAGAACTCTAAGTAGTAATCGATGAGCTCACGATCAACCTTCGGATCTGGATGTAGGACTTCTGCAACGAGAAGAACGCAGTGAAACACAAATGCCTTTCGGGTGATAGGCATGCCAAATTGTGAATCCTTTGTGTTTTCACAGTCCAAAGACACTACTGGCTCAAGCCAATGAGTGTTAGGAGAGTTAATGGCTTCTTTGAGCAGCTTCTCCAACGTCCAGAAGGGAAAAAGAGTTTTCTTGCTTTCTAGGAGATCTTGAGCCTCCTTTAATCTCCTTTCTCATTCTTCAGCTTCTTTCACTATTTTGGCGTTGAGatcaatttccctttcccttgcTTTTCACTTCAAGGCATCAACAATTGTTTCCTCTTCCTCATCGCTGTCATCCACTATTGGACCTTTGCCTTTACCCTTAGGACCCGAACCTGTAGAATGCTCAGGCTTCTGTATTTCTGGCTGGGAAGTGAGAGGAGGTTGAGATGACGATGTGagtccttctcccccttgtttcggaggtaGCACCGCCTCGTAAACACCTTCAATGCGACTCAACATCCCAAGGGAAGGACATAATTTGTCAGAAAGATGGCGTCGAATAGAAATAGTCAGAATAGGGTCATGAGCCTCCAAAACGCCTAAGAGAATTGCGTGAATGTCGGAGACACAGCTCTTGACAACAACTCTTTCAGAGCGAAGCTGAGTGACCTCGTTGTTCGCCTgagaaagttgaagatttttggtcTTGAGTTGAGTTGTCTTGCGAGCAAGTTCATCCACCAGGGAGTTTTCCATAGCGAGGTCATCTTGAAGCTTGGTAAGACACTCGTTGAGAGAGGAAAGAAGACCAGCATTGTCCTTTTGAATATCCTGGCGAAGATGGACAAAATTTTGCTTCTCAGCAGCAAAGGCTTCTTCAAGCTTGGTTATTGAGTTGGTCACTTTAGAAGCATTTGAGGCAGTGGATCCCTGTAAGGACTCAAGAAGAATGTTAGCGTCttgaattagtttatcgactttttcggtcgcttctATAGACACTTTGGTGGAAGTATTAATGGATTCTGTGGCACGAGAGATGGAAGCCTCATGAGCTATGACAAAAGAGTCAAGCATTTTCTGAATAGCAGATTCAGAATTAGGAGTGTGAGAGGAAGAAGAGGCTATGATAGTATCAAGTTTGGCACTCAcctccttgagatgctttttgTTAAGAGGAGCATCATCGTCTTCATCACTTTGAACACTATAAAGGCTGTAGTAGAATGAATCAAATTCCTTGTCTTCGCCACCCAGGACAGGTTTGGTTTCGGTTGATGGTGTGGGAGATAAGGGTTTAGTTGATTCTGTAACTGAAGACTACAccctcgtatcagatacgttggtttgaGCTCCAGTGGTGGCGGTTTTGGTTGCGTCGGAGAAGATAGGATTGGGAATGGGAATAGTAGATGTAGGTTGGGATGTAATAACTAGGAAGGTTGCTGGTAATGAAATGGGGATTGTAGCaggtggagaagaaggaactggTACCTCAGGTGTTGGTGATCTAGGCGGTGTATCACCACGAGGCGAAGCCTCCTTGTTAGAGCTTTTGCTCTCTGATTCTGTTGGAGTAGGAGGTTTGTTACCAGGAGGAACATACTCAAAATCCGAATCGCTAGAGGATTGAAGAATGAGTCTCCTGTTTGTATTTTTCATCTTCTTCTGCTTAGGCTGTGAAGGAGCAGTTTTGTTGGACTTTCGCTTCTTGGGAGTTTGCCCCTTAACTGGTTTAGTGACTCGCACCTCCTTTTGCGTTTCTGATTTCTTTCCCCTCTTCGCAGGCTTGTCTTCTTCCTCAATAGAGCGAATCATGGCAGGAGTGAGTTACCTTGGGCCCGAAGAAGGAAGCTTCTTGTATTCTTAAATGACGTTGCTTGCTTCAGACACGCAGGCATACATAGCTTCTGGAATTGATCCTATGACGAAATACTTGGAAGGATCTGTGACGATGATATTCGTTGTGTGAAAGGTGGCGATAGATGAAAGAAGGGAGTCCGCCATGATTGGAACATGAAGAcgatccatcgcccactttgtgatAATGGACCAGTACCTACCACATGAAATCTCAGAATGTCGAGAAGAAGAATATAAACTCTGAACCAGTTGTTGCCATATGACTGCTCTAAAGTCTATAGTAACTCCTTTATACAACCCATAAAGCACAATCATAAATGACTTGCTTGCTCCGTTTGAATCTACGCTATGCTCTAAGAGACCCATGAAAAAAAGAGTAAAGAGGCCGTTCCATTGTGGGGGAAGGAAAGACTTCTTAAATTTGGTAACggtggttagggtttctgtgTACCCCATTTGATAGAACATGGAAAATAGTCGACCAGTGTAACAAAccattatttcaaacctatgtaatagtgtaggtcaatttgtacttaattgtaaattaataaagagaaattttggcatactatgtatatttacataattgaacctgaaaaataaattattaaataatctcaattgggttgaaccaagtgatagagattgtaacaaggtttccaaaaatataaagaacactaaaatccgagttataacgaagaagttatgaccaatcgaaaatccgcgacaaaaccggcaaaacactgttcagtgtaaaaactgaatttttaataaaaggctttctagccttaacaatctaaatgaaagttatagtttatgttaaatcgagaactttcataaaaagaacgccaaaatctgacttcgtatgaggaagttatgagttttctaagtttcagtataatagtgtacagctaaaaactcgaaataaagatcgagtggtttttagccgacacaacctaaacgggaattgaaggtctcgtcattagtagtacaacggtaaaaagacagacaaaaacggacgtcgtatgaagaagttatgaatttataactgATTCATATCCTgatctgtttaaaataataatattaaaaataaaatcaaaattagccgacgaagtctaaacgaaagtcgtagagtataattttacctacgcgtgcatataaagaacgtcaaaaacggagttcgtatgcaaaagttatgaattttacaagttttggcaaaaaaaataaagaaaaataccaaaaaccgggaatattcgcatgaacagtaaatgtcacgtcaccctcgcatgcgaggcaTCCACGTGTCAGCTGCTGAGTGGACCTATGTCTCGCGTGTCACCTCCGGATTCGACCATCTTCGAGGTCCAGTAAGAACCGGACAACCTCGCATGAGACACACCGGACCTCACCCTCGCACGCTCCTCGCACACCCCTCGCACGCCTAGGACTAGCCCCCTTCGCACGTGTCGTCTTTCCATTGGACCGAGGGTTAGTCCAACCCGATCCAGCCAACAGCGAGCCTCCGGTCTGAAGAACTGCCCTCGCCTCGCCATCTGTCAAACGCGTGGCACCCTCGCATAGCTTCGGGTCCGAGCCTTCGGGCTATATatagcatgcgagggcttccgaataATTTCACTTTTTCACCCTAAATTTTACCCTCTTTCACCTTTTCCACTCCCTTAAGCTCATATACAGCTCCTAAAGCCCCGGcatcaagactcgagcccgaagtaagccGGGAAGCCGcaaaattctcgagaattcatcctctctcctgtcaaaactctgcccgatttgagccggtttctcgacaaataaactccttttcaTGAAACAAAACTCTGTCCAAATTACCACCTATCATgttagttcatacccccgtattttcataatttctactgttttaaagggggaaatacaagtataacacaacaactttgtgttataaataaatgatttcaaatcacgataaaatgattttaaagcatcaaaaatacttcaaatattgaactcttttataaacttatgtttttcccaaatatacatatttgtatataaaatttaatataaataagatttaaaaggcttaggactaataattcattctaggtccttttccttgtttggatgtggacttatagtaccatTTATTTGTCCGATGGTCattcaaattttacttatatataaaatttgtatatgtatataacaataaaagttatttcatcagtttaatcaccctttgtaacatgttgagcaaaggattacatgcaaaaatagttatttaccaattcataaagtacatataaattataataggtataatttatgatacatagagcaataattcatatgaatacactgttttacatacaacaagggttttaattcaaaacaaatcaagggtttacacttatcaaatacatgttcaggatactaagtcaagaacatattttcaatcatttatttcagaatgattgggttttcataactaatatacatgtaacatttatatgctttttacgagacattcaattcagattgtttaattcattttagacaaccaaagtaaagccctgacattataaccagaatctccagtccggggatcgaaacaagttgtgtgtagatctatatcgggattgacaacccgacactcaggctgctagctacagtcaggcatacacgccaatgagtggcaattgttatcaacagtttaagcgctcatcaggcgtttgtttcaggcgttcatgtcttagtatggttataataactcattaaaaagatattaacacgttagtgtataaataATTAAACGTAAGTgtatcttcaaagtaccagtttacaaaatgcaaagtacaatgatatactatagttttcagtaacagctggtgaagccagggcacactctcaaatacaagttttacaaatacattggtttacaaataagacggttttatgggaataaaactacttttcacataccacagaaaatatgggattttctagaagtgttttcatattcaaaatacaaagacacccattcaaacataaagacttatgtactcactcaacttattgttgatactctcttttcaaattacttgtattatcagggaaataataacaggtactccccaagctttttgagaagatggagccattaggagtcttatcttctacttttgtataactattttggtttcaatatacaatgatcgaacacatgtaaatattatacttttaaatacaatggttgtttgtgctttgattactatgatacatgtgttgtgatactacaaatgaagttctccacccccggacgtttccgccgtctggtctgGGGGTGTGACAACCAGTAGTAATGGAGTCGGGGTTTACCAGAGTGGGTTCATCAGCAAGACCATTTAGGGCACATAAGCGATTCTTGGAGATGGAGGTCTTCTCGTTGTGAATATCAAATTGAATCCTCTCAACGACCTTGTCATAGTAAGCGGTTGAATAGATGTGGAGAGGCAAGTCATGGGAACGACTTCCACCTTTGTAAGAGCATCAACAAGAGGAGAGTGCTTGAGGCATTCGACGATGTATaacatgtagggttcatagacgAAGGGTGTATGGTCAATGATGAGGTTTTGTAGTGGCTTAATGGTAAGAAGGTTGGAGTGAGCTGAGGTATCTTGAACAGAAGATGATTCCGCCAttgatgaagcttgagaagaagatgatgaacagtgagagAGATCGCCCTTTTCTTTTTGAGGATTTGTGAGTGATAAAAGAGTAAAGTGGAGCGTGAGAAATCCTTTTATACGTAAGAGTAGGGGAGAGAAATATCCGGCTGAAATTTTGGTTTATGTGAAACCGTTCCTGATGCGATGGAGTGGACAGTTGGTTGCCCCGATgatgacgcaggagagagaaaggaCGTTTCACTTTCACGCGCCTTTCCATAGAAAGTACCTTTTTTCAAATCGTCAAAATGATTGGATAATTGCTGACTCATCCAAAAACTTTATCCGAAACGTCACCCACATAATTTACATGAATCGTCATCACCTTTATCTTTATCGATTACCATAATGCTTTTAGAAACGAAGCTGTAAAAATTAGCTCAACGTTAATAGAACCAGATTATTGGAAAAGCAAAGATTTTCGTGCCTAGAGTGTGAATGATAAAGAATTAAAGCAAACTTTTtatgggaatttgtgatgtctgTTAAGACATAAAGCGACTGattccgggcacgaatctcttccttcaaagtcaagagagacttcaaagtgcgTGTGTGGCTTCCCGTTAAATaacgatcaagtacttgttaagaagtattgaaaggcatatttttaattaaagctataaagggtggctttcgcttcaattcatgatttcggtacttgatataagaccgaaactgaacgaagtacttgtgagaccaatatgacctgttaaacaagtaggtaggaaacatattcagtgacttgttgacaaatgagaaatctcaaaaaaaatatatatatatatatatatatatatataactggatcgttggggaagaaaagtcttggtgataGACATTTTCAGAGGGATcgctcaaaataaaaagagatttcattcatGAGAGCTAGACCATGGTAatggttcaccgtcaatgcattaaCGGTTGTGAATTGtaggtttcacttagtacgtagtgacacgagaccaagatcattaacacataattTTGTGTATCCATAAGCCTTAGTTTTAAGGCTGAGACTCTCAAGTGTTACATTAGTGAGatgaagtgtaatgaagaaaaatgatataGATGGTGTAAGAAGCAAATGTACCTCTCctataaaagaaggaccaagcagaaaactctaaactcaatatgagacgactaaggtagctcatgattagagtgagtATATGttacaacgtaaatttcaaaacaaaaatttcatttttgtccCAACCATTTgcacataaaatattttataaaatatccaacaatagttatcaaaacatattgtatcccaagatcacaaaagtcaaatcctctctctagtgtgtacgagtcatgccggcgcctttccacagtcctcgctagtacctcaaacacataacatagcaactacaagcataaatgcttaatgagttccccaaaatacccttacacacatacgcctttctaggaCATACTCTACacaaccttccggtccatgtgtctcaggggacttccgtcccagtcccagtagaccttccggtccatgactccctgaccttccggtccacgtcataatgtcttccggcccatatcatacatagcatacatatcacatacataacgcatacagaacatgcaacacatatcatacaaaacatgcatctcataacatacaagaccttccggtcacacataggtacctttccaggtacagtatagtgagaagactcacctcgtatgatgtctagaatctcacgtgctcgatatctctgaatctcgaaacaacgacctagccccgcctaatcacaacaaataatcattctaaTTATTATCGACTTCCAAGGCTATGCTACGTCCTTTTCCactatcccacagaagggtaaaagaccatttcacccctccCTGACtcgaaagtccacatgttgaccacaTCCTTAGAAGTCAACAAAATTTAACAGCaatcagtacgcggggcgtaccagctcctgtacgcggggcgtaaccttgcATTCCAGAAACGGGGGACGCGACCCAtgacgcggcgcgtactgggattacgcccagcgtacatcccAGTTTCTCACTTCCTCATTCTAATGTCTTAAACGATTAAGATATAACCCCATATTCCAGATCTGGCCATTTTAATActacttaatccataaagtcgaaacctttaagcctttgcatggctataaaggttccccacaccttctaacacctttcctctCTCCTCCaagagtctagatctcatgcatggctcaacattcacatccaagattgcatttttatgaacatacaactcatatagttcTGGAATATGAtggatctaggccaatggagactacttgctcataaagtctccatcttgggaccaaaaaccctagaaattggtccaagaagcacaccatataaactacaaggcaagatctgaactttttacctcaggaagaagctccaatcTTTTTAGTCCTTAGATCTacacttgtccaccaacttctagcctccacaatggtctcctcttctctttcaccccCTTGAAATGGCAcattgaagcttagaacactgaCACCCAAGTTAAAAACGAAGGaaaagctctcttagggtttctttctgaaagatggtggctgagggacaagaccatctcattcATTTTATAGCCCATAAGTTatattagggttttaagtctgggccggttacgctcggcataaccttaggtacgcccatCGTTCCCGGAATGGAAACGTGTAcaaaataagcgcgcgagtatgcgcagcgtactccttgtacgcccagtgtactcacaAGCTTAACACTCAACACAAAGGACCCaatatgacaacttggaaaagttgaagggttaaatggttgaacctgaatttcgggctgttacaattctcccccactagaactagactttgtcctcgaagtcttatACCGAAAACAACTTCGGATGCAGCTCCCACATCTCCGACTCGGACTCccacgtcagctcggaccccttccgatgctgccactgaacctgcaccaatggcacctccttgttcctcagaaccttgatctttcgatcccgaatCGCGATTGGTCTCTAGGAATAATTCAGGCCTGCATCCATCTGAATATCCTCCAgaggcactaccgccgactcgtcggctatacacttcctcaactgagacacgtggaaggtatcatgaatctggctcaactccacaGGTAGCTCCAGGTGATATGCTACTCTGCCTACTCTCGCAGTTActctaaacggcccaatataccggggctccagcttgcccctcttcttgaatcagatcactcctttctaaggagataccttcaggagcacgaaatcACCAACCTAGAACTCGAGctcagatcgtcgcctatccacataactcttctggaaactctgagcggtcaacaacctctgccggacctgttgtatctgctctgtcatctgaagcacaatctccgtactacccattatgcgttgccctacttctcccagcatatgggggtccgacacctcctcccatacaacatctcaaaaggtggcataccaatgctcgagtgatggctgttgttgtaggaaaactcagccaagggcaaatatgtgtcccaaatccctccgaaatccaatgcACATGCCCGAAgtatatcctcgagcgtctgaatcgtctgctcactctgcccgtcagtctgtggctggtatgcggtactgaaatgcagcctcgtacccaactccttgtGAAACTTTTTCCAAAATCAGGAAGTAAATTGCACATATCGATCTAAAACAACcgagatcggaactccatgccgcgataccacctccctcacatacaactctgccagcctcttagcaaaagagctctcactgatagcaagaaagtgagcgctcttcgtcaacctgtccacaatcacccaaattgcatcgacacccctcgcggtccttggcaatttggtgatgaaatccacggtaatatgttcccatttccactcgggaatctctaatggctgcagcttaccatgtggacgttggtgttcggccttaaccctgcgacaggtcaagcatctctcaacaaaccatgcgacatccttcttcatacagggccaccaatattcctttttcaggtccaaatacatctttgtggccccgggatggatcgagaatttcgatcgatgagcctcttccatcaaaatggtacgcgttccgcctaCGGCcagtacccatatccgaccctgaaaagtcataagcccccggctatcggtaacgaattccgataccagcccgacaactcgctctctcttctggctttctgacctcacagcctcagcctgggccccacggatagcatccaacaccggggtcatcactgtcaatcacAAACAAACATCCTGCaatggggcgccctccgcccttcggctcaaagcatcggctacaacattagctttgcccgggtggtacaggatcccacaatcataatccttgaccacgtccaaccacctcctctggcgcatatttaggttgggctgatccatcaaatacttcaagctcttgtggtccgtgtatatcgtacaccgcaccccatacagataatgtcggaagatcttgagggcgaacactaccgctccttgttccaaatcatgagtgggatatctcgactcatgaggcttaagctgccttgatgcatatgctatcacatgccccctctgcataagcaccgctcccaatccagatatcgatgcatcacaatataccacaaaatccttcatcccttccggaagggctaatactggggcctcgcataacttctggcaaagtgtctcgaacgaggtctgctgctccggaccccaagaaaacacaacacccttccgggtcaagttggtgagtggcacaacgatcttggagaaatccttaataaatctccgataatagccggccaatcctagaaTGCTCCTGATCTCGGCACTTCCCACCTCATGACtg includes:
- the LOC111914352 gene encoding uncharacterized protein LOC111914352, yielding MIRSIEEEDKPAKRGKKSETQKEVRVTKPVKGQTPKKRKSNKTAPSQPKQKKMKNTNRRLILQSSSDSDFEYVPPGNKPPTPTESESKSSNKEASPRGDTPPRSPTPEVPVPSSPPATIPISLPATFLVITSQPTSTIPIPNPIFSDATKTATTGAQTNVSDTRVLYSVQSDEDDDAPLNKKHLKEVSAKLDTIIASSSSHTPNSESAIQKMLDSFVIAHEASISRATESINTSTKVSIEATEKVDKLIQDANILLESLQGSTASNASKVTNSITKLEEAFAAEKQNFVHLRQDIQKDNAGLLSSLNECLTKLQDDLAMENSLVDELARKTTQLKTKNLQLSQANNEVTQLRSERVVVKSCVSDIHAILLGVLEAHDPILTISIRRHLSDKLCPSLGMLSRIEGVYEAVLPPKQGGEGLTSSSQPPLTSQPEIQKPEHSTGSGPKGKGKGPIVDDSDEEEETIVDALK